In the genome of Hymenobacter cellulosivorans, one region contains:
- a CDS encoding glutamate synthase subunit beta — MGHVTGFKEFSRQLPSKAAPQERVQHNNEFVGMYSEPQLQEQAARCMDCGIPFCHAGCPLGNIIPEFNDAVHQQDWHEAYQILSSTNNFPEFTGRICPAPCESACVLSIHSAPVAIEEIEKHIIEIAFSKGYVQPTAPVLKSGKTVAVVGSGPAGLAAAAQLAKAGHTVTVFERDDRPGGLLRYGIPDFKLDKWVIDRRIQLLEDDGVVFRCNTEIGKDLRAEELTRTFDAVVLAGGATVPRDLAIPGRELPGIHFAMDYLTQHNRRVSNLEVTGEAIWAEGHDVVVIGSGDTGSDCVGTANRQRARSITQFALMHQPGTERPAHTPWPQEPAIFRTSTSHEEGCQRYWGVNTKAFLSDENGRLRALLVTDITWETDVLGRRLHFTEIENSAREIPCTMVMLALGFAAPQYEGLLQQLGVALDDRGNVQAAEGDFSTSRPKVFVAGDMRRGQSLVVWAISEGREVARRVDSLLTGKTTLPSKDAVGMFA; from the coding sequence ATGGGTCACGTCACCGGTTTCAAGGAATTCAGCCGCCAGTTGCCGTCTAAGGCCGCACCGCAGGAGCGCGTGCAGCACAACAACGAGTTTGTGGGCATGTACTCCGAGCCCCAGCTCCAGGAGCAAGCCGCCCGCTGCATGGACTGCGGCATTCCGTTCTGCCACGCGGGCTGCCCGCTGGGCAACATCATTCCCGAGTTCAACGATGCGGTGCACCAGCAGGACTGGCACGAGGCTTACCAGATTTTGTCCTCGACTAACAATTTCCCCGAATTTACCGGCCGCATCTGTCCCGCGCCCTGCGAGTCGGCCTGCGTGCTGAGCATCCACTCGGCGCCGGTGGCCATTGAGGAAATCGAGAAGCACATTATCGAAATTGCCTTCAGCAAAGGTTATGTGCAGCCCACAGCCCCGGTACTCAAGTCAGGCAAAACGGTGGCCGTGGTAGGCTCGGGTCCGGCCGGACTGGCCGCGGCGGCTCAATTGGCCAAGGCCGGGCACACCGTCACCGTGTTTGAGCGCGACGACCGGCCTGGTGGTTTGCTGCGCTACGGCATTCCCGATTTCAAGCTCGATAAGTGGGTAATTGACCGCCGGATTCAACTGCTGGAAGATGACGGCGTGGTGTTCCGCTGCAACACTGAAATCGGTAAAGACCTCCGGGCCGAGGAGCTGACCCGGACTTTCGACGCGGTGGTGCTGGCCGGCGGGGCCACCGTCCCGCGCGACCTAGCCATTCCGGGCCGGGAGCTGCCGGGCATTCACTTCGCCATGGACTACCTCACCCAGCACAACCGCCGCGTGAGCAACCTGGAGGTGACCGGCGAGGCCATCTGGGCCGAGGGCCACGACGTAGTAGTCATCGGCAGCGGCGACACGGGCTCCGACTGCGTGGGCACGGCCAACCGGCAGCGGGCCCGCTCCATCACCCAGTTTGCCCTCATGCACCAGCCTGGTACCGAGCGGCCCGCCCACACGCCCTGGCCCCAGGAACCAGCTATTTTCCGGACCAGTACCTCCCACGAAGAAGGCTGCCAGCGCTACTGGGGCGTCAATACCAAGGCGTTTCTGAGCGACGAAAACGGCCGGCTCCGGGCCTTGCTGGTCACTGATATCACCTGGGAAACCGACGTGCTGGGCCGCCGCCTGCACTTCACCGAAATTGAGAACTCAGCCCGCGAAATACCCTGCACCATGGTCATGCTGGCCCTGGGCTTTGCCGCCCCGCAGTACGAAGGCCTGCTCCAGCAGCTCGGCGTAGCCCTGGATGACCGGGGCAACGTGCAAGCCGCCGAAGGTGACTTTTCTACCAGCCGGCCCAAAGTCTTCGTGGCCGGCGACATGCGCCGGGGCCAGTCCTTGGTGGTCTGGGCTATATCCGAAGGCCGGGAAGTAGCCCGCCGGGTGGATTCCCTGCTAACCGGCAAAACGACTTTGCCGAGCAAGGACGCGGTGGGAATGTTTGCCTAA
- a CDS encoding STAS/SEC14 domain-containing protein, whose amino-acid sequence MSLPSSVSSIYFRNALCTISYDSQGYVLLVWADVVCQEQELHAIYEHTLQALRHHRTGKLLTDHRQRQPLPLSAQQWIAQHWIPKAMQEVGYSHCAILENQTPLGRLAARAVGDAVTLPLDFRYFSTLEEASAWLSKA is encoded by the coding sequence ATGTCATTGCCATCTTCCGTTTCGTCGATTTACTTCCGCAACGCGCTTTGTACCATTTCCTACGACAGCCAGGGCTACGTGCTGCTGGTGTGGGCCGATGTTGTTTGCCAGGAACAGGAGCTGCACGCCATTTATGAGCACACGCTCCAGGCCCTACGCCACCACCGTACCGGCAAGCTGCTCACCGACCACCGCCAGCGCCAGCCCCTGCCGCTCTCGGCCCAGCAGTGGATAGCCCAGCACTGGATTCCGAAGGCCATGCAGGAGGTGGGCTACAGCCACTGCGCCATTCTGGAAAACCAGACGCCGCTGGGCCGGTTGGCGGCCCGGGCCGTAGGCGACGCGGTTACCCTGCCGTTGGATTTCCGCTATTTCAGTACGCTGGAAGAGGCAAGTGCCTGGCTGAGCAAAGCGTAG
- a CDS encoding NAD(P)/FAD-dependent oxidoreductase, giving the protein MTNSISTDICIIGAGPVGLFAVFEAGLLKLRCHVVDALPQVGGQLSEIYPKKPIYDIPGFPDILAGDLVQNLMRQIEPFHPTFTLGERVERLAKLEDGSFQLFTTDGTEIFCKAIAIAGGLGSFEPRKPAVESLESYEGGRGVYYMVRDPETFRDKRIVIAGGGDSALDWTIFLADVAKEVTLVHRGTTFRGAADSAEKVQNLHEAGRARLVLSSNVTHVHGQDSLEAVTITANDGTAETLHVDAFIPLFGLTPKLGPIGEWGLELEDDAVKVNTLDYSTSVPGIFAIGDINTYPGKLKLILCGFHEAALMAQGAYKYMFPDKRYVLKYTTVNGVPTL; this is encoded by the coding sequence ATGACCAATTCCATTTCTACCGATATCTGCATTATCGGGGCGGGCCCAGTGGGCTTATTTGCGGTATTCGAAGCGGGCTTGCTGAAGCTGCGCTGCCACGTGGTGGATGCCCTGCCCCAGGTGGGTGGGCAGCTCTCCGAAATCTATCCCAAGAAGCCGATTTACGACATTCCCGGCTTCCCCGACATCCTGGCCGGTGACCTGGTTCAGAACCTGATGCGCCAGATTGAGCCCTTCCACCCCACCTTCACGTTGGGTGAGCGGGTAGAGCGCCTGGCCAAGCTCGAAGACGGCTCGTTCCAGCTTTTCACCACCGACGGCACCGAAATCTTCTGCAAAGCCATTGCCATTGCCGGTGGCCTGGGCTCATTTGAGCCCCGCAAGCCCGCCGTCGAAAGCCTGGAAAGCTACGAAGGCGGCCGCGGCGTGTACTACATGGTGCGCGACCCGGAAACCTTCCGCGACAAACGCATTGTCATTGCCGGCGGCGGCGACTCAGCCCTGGACTGGACTATTTTCCTAGCCGACGTGGCCAAGGAGGTGACCCTGGTGCACCGCGGCACCACTTTCCGCGGCGCCGCTGACTCGGCCGAGAAAGTGCAGAATCTGCACGAAGCCGGCCGGGCCCGTCTGGTACTCTCGTCCAACGTGACGCACGTACACGGACAGGACAGCCTGGAAGCTGTGACCATCACCGCCAACGACGGTACGGCCGAAACCCTGCACGTCGATGCCTTCATCCCGCTGTTCGGCCTTACGCCCAAGCTCGGCCCGATTGGCGAGTGGGGCCTGGAGCTCGAAGACGACGCGGTGAAGGTCAACACCCTGGACTACTCCACTTCGGTGCCCGGCATTTTTGCCATCGGTGACATCAACACCTACCCCGGCAAGCTCAAGCTTATCCTGTGCGGCTTCCACGAAGCGGCCCTCATGGCCCAGGGGGCCTACAAATATATGTTCCCCGATAAGCGCTACGTGCTCAAATACACCACCGTAAACGGAGTACCCACGCTGTAA
- a CDS encoding 2Fe-2S iron-sulfur cluster-binding protein has protein sequence MTDEVRVYVEEAPSQRREVVAPTDMALSLMEVLKASGYDIQATCGGMALCGTCHVEVLAGPALDEPSDDELAMLESLPVMTQGSRLSCQIRITNRLDGLVVRLMPQGT, from the coding sequence ATGACCGACGAAGTACGCGTATATGTAGAAGAAGCGCCCAGCCAGCGGCGCGAAGTAGTGGCCCCCACCGACATGGCCCTGAGCCTGATGGAAGTGCTCAAGGCCAGCGGCTACGACATTCAGGCTACCTGCGGCGGTATGGCCTTATGTGGCACCTGCCACGTGGAAGTGCTGGCCGGCCCCGCCCTTGATGAGCCCAGTGACGACGAGCTGGCCATGCTCGAAAGCCTGCCCGTGATGACCCAAGGCAGCCGCCTCTCCTGCCAGATTCGTATTACCAACCGTCTCGACGGCCTCGTGGTGCGTCTGATGCCGCAGGGCACTTAG
- a CDS encoding alpha-2-macroglobulin family protein has product MKTAKFPARPILHSLLAQLYAQYYQEHRYQLYNRTATTPNAADASAADIQTWDAARLGSAVVQHYRASLTDEPTRQQKLQLAALGYAVRGGDAESRELRPTLYDLLAHRAVEGLGNDEYYITTPAAQFELQNPALFGPAADFARLPLSAPPADSLNGQFHALRALQQLTAFRLTEAANPAALADVTLKRLRFVYQHTPMAAKDDLYRAALAREAEALQQLPISAEFLAEQAQTLEETDPAKAHELARLAEQRFPKSVGGRRAAALRQRLEAVDLSFTAEEVVLPGQPWLLRLNVRNVSRLYAKAYRVSTAQAVRVRFSDNNGEENDFRKTYARALAAKPAAAWTLDVAGPQDYRRHSLQHAGPALPVGQYVVVISTKAENATKEQAGTITAYAELTASLLSQVRRGGAEVAGPEVLVLHRQNGQPQSAVTVVPFFQYYDQKARTHKQRRGPAQTTTAEGLTQIKPAPSIGEYTTLRALLLTKGPDSLLIGEESSFSPRTSRQRGETVQRQAFLYTDRAIYRPGQTLYFKGIATETRADKSRLLTKLPVTVRLQDVNGQTVQTLSFTSSDFGSFHGSMVLPTGLLNGVMSLQTDFGSTSFAVEDYKRPSFQVTFEPVAGTPVLGQPVVVRGKATAYAGQAVDGAQVSYRVVRRTLWPMFGRGFGIPRGPGQVEILNGTTQTDSAGGFTVQFVAKGEALPAGKRGPWQPGYLFEVTADVTDAAGETRTGEQSVSIGAEALSLRLDMPGLINREKQPALHLFSTNAAGTPLPARGQLRLYRLRPPASAFRPRAWERPEREVLSREEFKRQFPLDAYELEDNDSTWVRTLVLTQEFDTGKSPLLAELPAALATQQPGRYVLEATASTSKEPVKAEHYFTLYSATTATLPLPTPNWFVALQDSVAPGQTARFLVGSSEAGARVLLEAEVQGETLRREWLTLAANEQRVVEVPVATALEGEQLYVHITQVRDNRLYLYTAHVQVATPPAPLVLSVATFRDKLQPGQKETWRVTIHQTDGKPAAAELLATLYDKSLDVFQPHSFPPLDFPRPYYPASLAWNGHFGTLESTSLLSDNPNYDAGAGRRYPGINWWGYLYEPESGVSELADQEELEDKVISTQTVRGNTAAPAMVRSMKFRAPVVKRDEEMGMADSQAMAGNSAPAPASPPPAGAATPQPDLSAVQARKDFRETAFWLPDLRTNAQGETVLEFQMPEAVTRWQLLALAHDQQLHSGLLQRELVTQKQLQVTPNAPRFFREGDQLRLSAKLSNLTDQPLSGTAQLFLFDARTQQPVENVVLKSAAQVPFSVSANQSAAVSWDLTIPKTAEGQLPLEALTYRVVAQGQADHKQPTTGKKPKRTKKAHSKATNDQPTFSDGEENTLPVLPNRLLITESLPLPIVGPATREFELKKLTSTTSATRRNYSLTLEMTHNPAWYAVQALPYLTEYPYECSEQVFSRLYANLLAANILQSNPRIRPMLDEWKRAALNGNSAALASKLEQNQELKALLLQETPWVRDAQSETERMRRLAELFDETRLKAETSRALTKLAKMQSPTGAFPWFERMPDDRYITQLIVAGFGKLQRLGAFPVTQDAQAARILSQALNYLDGQLQKDYTELRRQKGVDLKQNHLHDLQIQALYARSFWPSPAVAKADQPAHAYYQQQAASFWTSQTRYLQAQTALALHRGKTQPAAVKDIMTALTQNALHSEELGMYWKEVRGGYYWREAPTETQATLIEAFDEVQNNQRAVDEMKLWLLKQKQTQNWASTRATADACYALLLRGSDWLQPAQPLQITLGGVAAPAPKTQQAGTGYFKTTFDAASIRPEQGKVTVRKTDAGVAWGALYWQYFEQIDQVAAATTGLQLERQLYREQRTAGGPVLEPLTAATPLQVGDVLVVRLVLRADRNLEYVHLKDQRAAGLELIGQTSGYRYQGGLGYYESPRDAATNFFISYFPKGTHTFEYRLRAAQSGNFSGGLSQLQCLYAPEFAAHSAGTRVRVESLEYKLKK; this is encoded by the coding sequence TTGAAAACGGCCAAGTTTCCGGCCCGGCCCATTCTGCACAGCCTGCTGGCTCAGCTCTACGCCCAGTATTACCAGGAGCACCGCTACCAGCTCTACAACCGCACGGCTACGACCCCCAATGCTGCCGACGCCAGCGCCGCTGATATCCAGACCTGGGATGCCGCCCGCCTGGGCAGCGCCGTGGTGCAGCACTACCGCGCCTCGCTCACCGACGAGCCCACGCGCCAGCAGAAACTGCAACTGGCGGCTTTGGGGTACGCCGTGCGGGGCGGTGATGCCGAAAGCCGAGAGCTGCGGCCCACGCTCTACGATTTGCTGGCCCACCGCGCCGTTGAAGGGTTGGGCAACGACGAGTACTACATTACCACTCCCGCCGCCCAGTTTGAGCTCCAGAACCCGGCCTTGTTCGGGCCCGCCGCCGACTTTGCCCGGCTGCCGCTCAGCGCCCCACCGGCCGACTCCCTCAACGGGCAGTTCCACGCCTTGCGGGCATTGCAGCAGCTTACTGCTTTCCGCCTGACCGAGGCTGCCAACCCCGCGGCCCTGGCCGATGTGACGCTCAAGCGGCTGCGCTTCGTGTACCAGCACACTCCGATGGCCGCCAAAGATGACCTGTACCGTGCAGCCTTGGCCCGGGAGGCCGAAGCGCTGCAACAGCTGCCCATTTCCGCCGAGTTCTTGGCCGAGCAGGCCCAAACCCTGGAAGAAACCGATCCGGCCAAAGCCCATGAGCTGGCCCGGTTGGCCGAGCAGCGCTTTCCCAAGTCGGTGGGCGGGCGGCGGGCGGCGGCGCTGCGGCAGCGCCTGGAAGCCGTCGACCTGAGCTTCACTGCCGAAGAAGTGGTGCTGCCCGGCCAGCCTTGGCTGTTGCGGCTCAACGTGCGGAATGTGTCGCGCCTGTACGCCAAGGCCTACCGGGTCAGCACGGCCCAGGCCGTGCGGGTGCGCTTTTCTGACAACAATGGGGAGGAAAATGACTTCCGCAAAACCTACGCCCGGGCCTTGGCCGCCAAGCCGGCGGCCGCCTGGACCCTGGACGTGGCTGGTCCCCAGGATTACCGCCGCCACTCGCTACAGCACGCCGGACCAGCACTGCCAGTTGGCCAGTACGTAGTGGTCATTAGTACCAAAGCCGAAAATGCCACCAAGGAGCAGGCCGGCACTATTACCGCCTACGCTGAGCTTACGGCCAGCTTGCTAAGCCAGGTGCGCCGGGGCGGCGCAGAGGTGGCAGGCCCCGAAGTACTGGTCCTGCACCGGCAAAATGGCCAGCCACAAAGCGCCGTGACGGTAGTGCCCTTCTTCCAGTACTACGACCAGAAAGCCCGTACCCACAAGCAGCGGCGCGGCCCGGCCCAGACCACCACCGCGGAAGGACTGACGCAGATCAAGCCCGCGCCGAGTATCGGCGAATACACGACGCTGCGGGCTCTGCTGCTCACCAAAGGCCCCGACTCGCTGCTGATAGGGGAGGAGAGCAGCTTTAGTCCGCGCACCAGCCGCCAGCGCGGGGAAACGGTCCAGCGCCAGGCTTTTTTGTACACCGACCGCGCCATCTACCGTCCCGGCCAGACCCTGTATTTCAAAGGCATTGCTACCGAAACCCGGGCCGACAAGTCCCGCTTGCTGACGAAGCTGCCCGTGACGGTGCGCCTCCAGGATGTGAATGGGCAAACGGTGCAGACGCTCTCTTTTACCAGCTCCGACTTTGGCTCCTTCCACGGCTCGATGGTGTTGCCCACCGGCTTGCTCAATGGGGTAATGAGTCTGCAAACCGACTTTGGCAGTACCAGCTTTGCCGTGGAAGACTACAAGCGCCCCTCGTTCCAAGTCACGTTTGAACCTGTGGCGGGCACGCCCGTGCTGGGGCAGCCGGTGGTAGTGCGCGGCAAAGCCACCGCCTATGCCGGGCAGGCCGTCGATGGGGCGCAGGTGAGCTACCGCGTGGTGCGCCGCACCCTTTGGCCAATGTTTGGCCGTGGCTTCGGAATTCCCCGCGGACCGGGGCAGGTTGAAATCCTGAACGGTACGACCCAAACCGATTCGGCGGGCGGCTTTACGGTGCAGTTTGTGGCCAAAGGTGAGGCTTTGCCCGCCGGTAAGCGTGGCCCCTGGCAGCCTGGCTACCTCTTCGAAGTGACGGCTGACGTAACCGATGCCGCCGGCGAAACCCGCACCGGTGAGCAGAGCGTGAGCATCGGGGCCGAGGCCCTGAGCCTGCGTCTGGACATGCCGGGACTGATAAACCGCGAAAAGCAGCCAGCCCTGCATTTGTTCAGCACCAACGCGGCCGGTACTCCGTTGCCAGCTCGTGGGCAACTGCGCCTCTACCGTCTTAGGCCACCCGCCAGCGCCTTCCGCCCGCGCGCCTGGGAACGGCCGGAGCGGGAAGTGTTGAGCCGGGAGGAGTTTAAACGCCAGTTTCCGCTCGATGCCTACGAGCTGGAAGACAATGACAGTACCTGGGTTCGTACCCTGGTGCTCACCCAGGAATTTGACACCGGGAAAAGCCCCCTGCTGGCTGAGCTGCCCGCCGCGCTGGCTACCCAGCAGCCCGGCCGCTACGTACTCGAAGCCACGGCCAGCACGAGTAAGGAGCCGGTGAAAGCCGAGCACTATTTCACGCTGTATTCGGCCACCACCGCCACGCTGCCGCTGCCGACGCCCAACTGGTTTGTGGCCCTGCAGGACAGTGTGGCACCGGGCCAAACGGCCCGCTTTCTGGTGGGCAGCTCCGAGGCCGGAGCGCGCGTGTTGCTGGAAGCTGAAGTCCAGGGCGAAACCCTGCGCCGCGAGTGGCTGACCCTGGCCGCCAATGAGCAGCGCGTCGTGGAGGTTCCGGTGGCCACCGCCCTGGAGGGCGAACAGCTCTACGTGCATATTACCCAGGTGCGCGACAATCGTCTCTATCTGTATACGGCTCACGTGCAAGTAGCTACGCCGCCCGCACCTCTGGTGCTGAGCGTGGCCACATTCCGCGACAAATTACAGCCGGGTCAGAAAGAAACCTGGCGCGTAACTATTCACCAAACCGACGGTAAGCCCGCCGCGGCTGAGCTGCTGGCCACGCTCTACGACAAATCGTTGGATGTCTTCCAGCCCCATTCTTTTCCCCCGCTGGATTTTCCGCGCCCGTATTATCCGGCCAGCCTGGCTTGGAATGGACATTTCGGCACGCTGGAGTCTACTTCTCTGCTTAGCGACAATCCGAATTATGATGCCGGGGCCGGACGACGGTACCCGGGTATCAACTGGTGGGGCTACCTGTACGAGCCGGAAAGTGGCGTCAGCGAACTGGCTGATCAGGAAGAGTTAGAGGATAAGGTGATTTCCACCCAGACAGTACGAGGCAATACGGCTGCGCCGGCTATGGTTCGCTCCATGAAGTTTAGGGCACCGGTAGTTAAGAGAGATGAGGAAATGGGGATGGCCGACTCCCAGGCCATGGCCGGTAACAGTGCCCCCGCGCCAGCCTCTCCGCCGCCCGCTGGCGCTGCTACGCCTCAGCCTGACCTCTCGGCCGTGCAGGCCCGTAAGGATTTCCGCGAAACAGCCTTCTGGCTGCCCGACCTGCGCACCAATGCCCAAGGCGAAACCGTGCTGGAATTTCAGATGCCCGAAGCCGTGACGCGCTGGCAACTGCTGGCCCTGGCCCACGATCAGCAGCTGCACAGCGGCCTGCTCCAGCGGGAACTCGTAACCCAAAAGCAGCTGCAGGTGACGCCCAACGCCCCGCGCTTTTTCCGGGAAGGCGACCAGCTGCGGCTGTCGGCCAAGCTCAGCAACCTCACCGACCAGCCGCTGAGCGGCACGGCCCAACTCTTTCTCTTCGATGCCCGCACCCAACAGCCGGTGGAAAACGTGGTGCTGAAAAGCGCCGCCCAGGTGCCTTTCTCGGTTAGTGCCAACCAGAGCGCGGCCGTGAGCTGGGACCTGACTATTCCCAAAACCGCCGAAGGTCAGCTGCCGCTGGAGGCCCTGACCTACCGCGTGGTAGCGCAAGGACAAGCCGACCACAAGCAGCCAACCACCGGCAAGAAGCCCAAGCGGACCAAAAAGGCCCACTCAAAAGCTACAAACGACCAGCCTACTTTCTCCGACGGGGAGGAAAACACCCTGCCGGTGCTGCCCAACCGTCTGCTCATCACCGAAAGCCTGCCCTTGCCCATTGTAGGCCCGGCCACGCGCGAGTTTGAGCTCAAGAAGCTGACCAGCACCACCTCGGCCACCCGCCGCAACTACTCCCTGACGCTGGAAATGACCCATAACCCGGCTTGGTACGCCGTGCAGGCTTTGCCGTACCTGACGGAGTATCCCTACGAATGCTCCGAGCAGGTCTTTAGTCGCCTGTACGCCAACCTGCTGGCAGCAAATATTCTACAGAGTAACCCCCGCATTCGGCCTATGCTGGATGAGTGGAAGCGGGCTGCGCTGAATGGCAACTCCGCCGCCCTGGCCAGTAAGCTGGAGCAGAACCAGGAGCTGAAAGCCTTGCTGCTGCAGGAAACGCCCTGGGTGCGCGACGCGCAGTCGGAAACGGAGCGGATGCGCCGCCTCGCCGAGTTGTTCGACGAAACCCGCCTCAAAGCCGAAACCAGCCGGGCCCTGACCAAGCTGGCCAAAATGCAAAGCCCAACCGGGGCCTTTCCCTGGTTTGAGCGAATGCCTGATGACCGCTATATCACCCAGCTCATCGTGGCCGGCTTTGGCAAACTACAGCGCCTGGGCGCCTTCCCGGTCACGCAAGACGCGCAAGCGGCCCGGATTCTGAGCCAAGCCCTAAACTACCTCGACGGACAGCTGCAGAAGGATTATACCGAGCTACGGCGCCAGAAAGGCGTAGACCTGAAGCAAAATCACCTCCACGACCTGCAGATTCAGGCCCTGTACGCCCGCAGTTTCTGGCCTAGCCCGGCCGTAGCCAAAGCCGACCAGCCTGCCCACGCTTACTACCAGCAGCAGGCTGCCTCGTTCTGGACCAGCCAGACCCGCTACCTGCAAGCCCAGACTGCTCTGGCGTTGCACCGCGGCAAAACCCAGCCCGCCGCCGTGAAAGATATCATGACGGCCCTGACGCAAAATGCCCTGCATTCCGAGGAGCTGGGCATGTACTGGAAGGAAGTGCGCGGCGGCTACTACTGGCGCGAGGCCCCCACCGAAACCCAGGCCACGCTCATCGAGGCTTTCGACGAAGTACAGAACAACCAGCGGGCTGTGGACGAAATGAAGCTCTGGCTGCTCAAGCAAAAGCAGACCCAGAACTGGGCCAGCACCCGCGCCACCGCCGATGCCTGCTACGCCCTGCTGCTGCGCGGCTCCGATTGGCTGCAGCCCGCCCAACCCCTGCAAATCACGCTGGGCGGTGTGGCAGCACCGGCGCCCAAAACGCAGCAAGCCGGCACCGGCTACTTCAAAACTACCTTCGATGCGGCCAGTATCCGGCCCGAGCAAGGCAAAGTCACGGTGCGCAAAACTGATGCAGGCGTGGCTTGGGGGGCATTGTACTGGCAGTATTTCGAGCAAATTGACCAAGTAGCGGCCGCCACTACTGGCCTGCAACTGGAGCGCCAGCTCTACCGGGAGCAGCGCACTGCCGGCGGCCCGGTGCTGGAGCCGCTCACGGCCGCCACGCCCTTGCAGGTAGGCGACGTGCTGGTGGTGCGCTTGGTGCTGCGCGCCGACCGGAACCTGGAATACGTGCACTTGAAGGATCAGCGGGCGGCAGGCCTGGAGCTTATTGGCCAGACTTCGGGCTACCGCTACCAGGGCGGGCTGGGCTACTACGAGAGTCCGCGGGATGCTGCCACCAACTTTTTCATCAGCTATTTTCCCAAGGGCACCCACACATTCGAATACCGGCTGCGGGCCGCCCAAAGCGGCAATTTTTCGGGTGGCCTGAGCCAGCTGCAATGCCTCTACGCCCCGGAGTTTGCGGCCCACTCAGCCGGTACCCGGGTGCGGGTGGAGTCACTTGAGTATAAGTTGAAGAAATAG
- a CDS encoding DoxX-like family protein, translating to MKNSPIYVETRIDCPMDELWAHTQQPELHQQWDLRFSEIQYLPRATETEPQQFLYATRIGFGLGVAGKGESVGTKEKNGERTSVLKFWSDEWLSLIQTGAGYWKYIPTPTGLRFLTGYDYQTRFGLPGAVVDRLAFRPLIGWATAWSFDCLRLWLEKGIRPAVSLRLALTQWLVRLVLGLSWIYQGVVPKLLFPDTGELRILQGAGFSEAAAHRVATAVGVGEILFGLLFWLLPRRQLRLLYWLNTVGLLVLGTGALVSQPAVFVAPFNPVTLNLTMMTLAAVGLLTLTDELPSASRCLRRPPQ from the coding sequence TTGAAGAATTCCCCTATTTACGTCGAAACCCGCATCGACTGTCCCATGGACGAACTCTGGGCCCACACCCAGCAGCCGGAGCTACACCAGCAGTGGGATTTGCGCTTCAGCGAAATTCAGTACCTGCCCCGGGCCACCGAAACCGAGCCCCAACAGTTTCTCTACGCCACCCGCATCGGTTTCGGACTGGGCGTGGCCGGCAAGGGCGAGAGTGTGGGCACCAAGGAGAAAAACGGTGAACGGACCTCGGTGCTCAAGTTTTGGTCCGACGAGTGGCTGTCCTTGATTCAGACCGGGGCGGGCTACTGGAAATACATTCCGACGCCCACCGGCCTGCGCTTTCTGACCGGTTACGACTACCAGACCCGCTTCGGCCTGCCCGGCGCCGTAGTCGACCGGCTGGCGTTTCGGCCCCTCATTGGCTGGGCCACGGCCTGGAGCTTCGATTGTTTGCGGCTGTGGCTGGAAAAGGGCATCCGGCCGGCCGTGTCCCTGCGCTTAGCCCTGACGCAGTGGCTGGTGCGCCTGGTGCTGGGCCTAAGCTGGATTTACCAGGGCGTGGTGCCCAAGCTGCTCTTTCCCGACACCGGGGAGCTGCGGATTCTGCAGGGTGCGGGCTTTTCCGAGGCTGCCGCTCACCGCGTGGCCACGGCCGTAGGGGTGGGCGAAATCCTGTTTGGGCTGCTGTTCTGGCTTTTGCCCCGCCGCCAGCTACGGCTGCTCTACTGGCTCAACACGGTGGGTTTGCTGGTGCTCGGGACCGGGGCGCTGGTTAGTCAGCCGGCCGTATTTGTGGCGCCCTTCAACCCAGTGACCCTTAACCTGACGATGATGACGCTGGCCGCCGTAGGCCTGCTCACCCTCACCGACGAGCTGCCCAGCGCCAGCCGCTGCCTGCGCCGTCCGCCCCAGTAA
- a CDS encoding DUF4166 domain-containing protein, protein MASIYQQQLGSDFQKLHPRIQERLAFASEHQRAFIGEGTMERVWHGPLYTQPFLRVGLLRNIMFPEAGHNIPFRIENYAYLDPLGRETVSWIRRFEFGRRTRCFDATMIRSQQRGCIVDYLGTHQHLAVDIELAVTERGGLRLRSGEQRFYEGPLSFRFPMLFSGLADVEEWYDDAAGCYRIQVEVRNKLFGRLFGYHGSFQPRWQNVAPHQIPAYALPRRHEGRE, encoded by the coding sequence ATGGCCTCCATCTATCAGCAGCAGCTCGGTTCCGATTTTCAGAAGCTTCACCCCCGCATTCAGGAGCGGCTAGCCTTTGCCAGTGAGCACCAACGGGCTTTTATTGGGGAGGGTACCATGGAGCGGGTGTGGCACGGGCCGCTTTACACCCAGCCGTTTTTGCGGGTGGGGTTGCTGCGCAACATTATGTTTCCCGAGGCCGGCCACAACATCCCCTTCCGCATCGAAAACTACGCCTACCTCGACCCACTAGGCCGCGAAACGGTGAGTTGGATTCGGCGCTTCGAGTTTGGGCGCCGCACCCGCTGCTTCGACGCCACCATGATTCGCAGCCAGCAGCGCGGCTGCATTGTCGATTACCTGGGCACTCACCAGCACCTGGCCGTGGACATCGAGCTGGCCGTCACCGAGCGGGGCGGGCTGCGGCTGCGCTCGGGCGAGCAGCGCTTCTACGAAGGCCCCTTGAGCTTCCGGTTCCCGATGCTGTTTTCGGGCCTGGCCGACGTGGAGGAATGGTACGACGACGCGGCCGGCTGCTACCGGATTCAGGTCGAGGTCCGCAATAAACTCTTCGGCCGCCTCTTTGGCTACCACGGCTCGTTTCAGCCCCGCTGGCAGAACGTTGCCCCGCACCAGATTCCGGCCTACGCCCTACCCCGCCGCCACGAAGGCCGGGAGTAG